From Mycolicibacterium nivoides, a single genomic window includes:
- the rpmB gene encoding 50S ribosomal protein L28 gives MAAVCDICGKAPGFGKSVSHSHRRTSRRWDPNIQSVRAVARPGGNKQRVNACTSCIKAGKVSRG, from the coding sequence ATGGCTGCCGTGTGCGATATCTGCGGAAAGGCCCCGGGCTTCGGCAAGTCGGTGTCGCACTCGCATCGGCGGACCAGCCGGCGCTGGGATCCGAACATCCAGTCGGTGCGTGCCGTGGCGCGTCCGGGTGGCAACAAGCAGCGCGTGAACGCCTGCACCTCCTGCATCAAGGCCGGCAAGGTCTCGCGCGGCTGA
- a CDS encoding NAD(P)H-dependent glycerol-3-phosphate dehydrogenase has protein sequence MVEAAVMGAGAWGTALAKVLADAGNPVTMWARRPEVADEINTEHRNSRYLGDVVLPSTIKATTDPAEALTGACTVLLGVPAQQLRANLEGWKHLIGDDVTLVSLAKGIELGSLMRMSQVIVQVTGADPSRVAVVTGPNLASEIADEQPAATVVACSDSGRAVTLQRALATGYFRPYTNADVVGAEVGGACKNVIALACGMAVGVGLGENTVAAIITRGLAEVMRLGIALGATPATLAGLAGVGDLVATCTSRHSRNRTFGERLGKGGTMESALTAAGGHVAEGVASCESVLALASSYGVEMPLTDAVHRVCHKGLSVHEAVAGLLGRSTKPE, from the coding sequence GTGGTAGAGGCTGCGGTGATGGGTGCCGGTGCGTGGGGAACGGCGCTGGCCAAGGTGCTGGCGGACGCGGGCAATCCGGTGACGATGTGGGCCCGGCGCCCCGAGGTTGCCGACGAGATCAACACCGAGCATCGCAACAGTCGCTACCTCGGCGACGTCGTGCTGCCCTCGACGATCAAGGCCACCACCGATCCGGCCGAGGCGCTGACCGGTGCCTGCACGGTGCTGCTCGGGGTTCCGGCGCAGCAGCTGCGGGCGAACCTGGAGGGCTGGAAGCATCTGATCGGTGACGACGTGACGCTGGTGAGCCTGGCCAAGGGAATCGAACTCGGCTCACTCATGCGGATGAGCCAGGTCATCGTCCAGGTGACCGGCGCCGATCCGTCCCGGGTGGCGGTGGTGACCGGGCCGAACCTGGCCAGCGAGATCGCTGACGAGCAGCCCGCGGCCACCGTCGTCGCGTGCAGCGACTCCGGCCGCGCGGTAACACTGCAACGCGCCCTGGCCACCGGATACTTCCGGCCCTACACCAACGCCGATGTGGTCGGTGCCGAGGTGGGCGGGGCCTGCAAGAACGTCATCGCGCTGGCCTGCGGAATGGCCGTGGGTGTGGGGCTGGGGGAGAACACCGTCGCCGCCATCATCACCCGCGGTCTGGCCGAGGTGATGCGGTTGGGTATCGCGCTGGGTGCCACTCCGGCGACGCTCGCCGGATTGGCCGGCGTCGGGGATCTCGTGGCCACGTGCACCTCCAGACATTCCCGTAACCGCACCTTCGGTGAGCGACTGGGCAAGGGCGGCACCATGGAATCGGCCTTGACCGCGGCAGGCGGACATGTGGCCGAGGGAGTGGCCTCGTGCGAATCGGTGTTGGCGCTGGCATCAAGCTACGGCGTCGAGATGCCGTTGACCGACGCCGTTCATAGGGTGTGCCACAAGGGATTGTCGGTTCACGAGGCCGTCGCAGGACTGTTGGGACGCAGTACCAAACCGGAGTGA
- a CDS encoding D-alanine--D-alanine ligase family protein: protein MTGRNQTGSRTRVAVVYGGRSSEHAISCVSAGSILRNLDPERFEVIPVGITPDGSWMLTDGRPETLAITDGQLPEVTETSGTELALPAAPNRSGQLLALSNGPGELLAAVDVVFPVLHGPYGEDGTIQGLLELAGIPYVGSGVLSSAAGMDKEFTKKLLVAEGLPIGDFVVLRPSRDDSVPTLSLEQRERLGLPVFVKPARGGSSIGVSRVAAWDELPAAIELARRHDPKVIVEAAVPGRELECGVLEFPDGSVEASTVGEIRVAGVRGREDGFYDFATKYLVDAAELDVPAKVDDDVSEEVRRLAVRAFTAIDCQGLARVDFFLTDNGPVINEINTMPGFTTISMFPRMWAASGVDYPTLLTAMVETALARGTGLR, encoded by the coding sequence GTGACAGGCCGTAATCAGACCGGATCCCGCACGCGCGTCGCCGTTGTCTACGGCGGGCGTAGCTCGGAGCATGCGATCTCCTGCGTATCGGCAGGCAGCATCCTGCGCAATCTCGACCCCGAGCGGTTCGAGGTGATCCCGGTCGGGATCACCCCCGACGGTTCGTGGATGTTGACCGACGGACGGCCCGAGACCCTCGCGATCACCGACGGCCAGCTGCCCGAGGTCACCGAGACGTCCGGTACCGAACTCGCGCTGCCTGCCGCCCCCAACCGCAGCGGGCAGCTGCTGGCGCTGAGCAACGGTCCCGGTGAGCTGCTGGCCGCCGTAGATGTGGTCTTTCCCGTGCTGCACGGCCCCTACGGCGAGGACGGCACCATCCAGGGCCTGCTGGAGTTGGCCGGGATTCCGTATGTGGGTTCCGGTGTGCTGTCCAGTGCTGCCGGGATGGACAAGGAGTTCACCAAGAAGCTCCTCGTCGCCGAGGGCCTGCCGATCGGCGACTTCGTCGTGCTGCGTCCCAGCCGCGACGATTCTGTACCCACGCTCAGTCTTGAGCAGCGGGAACGCCTCGGCCTGCCGGTCTTCGTCAAGCCCGCCCGGGGTGGCTCCTCGATCGGCGTCAGCCGGGTCGCGGCGTGGGATGAACTGCCCGCCGCGATCGAACTCGCGCGCCGCCATGATCCGAAGGTCATCGTCGAGGCCGCGGTGCCGGGCCGCGAACTGGAATGCGGTGTACTCGAATTCCCTGATGGCAGCGTCGAAGCCAGCACAGTGGGCGAGATCCGCGTGGCCGGAGTGCGTGGACGCGAGGACGGCTTCTACGACTTCGCCACCAAATACCTTGTCGACGCGGCCGAATTGGATGTGCCGGCCAAGGTCGACGACGATGTGTCCGAGGAGGTCCGCCGGCTGGCCGTGCGCGCGTTCACCGCGATCGACTGCCAGGGGCTGGCTCGCGTCGACTTCTTCCTGACCGACAACGGACCGGTGATCAACGAGATCAACACCATGCCGGGGTTCACCACCATCTCGATGTTCCCGCGCATGTGGGCGGCCAGCGGCGTCGACTATCCGACGTTGCTGACCGCGATGGTCGAGACCGCGCTCGCTCGCGGCACCGGCCTGCGCTGA
- a CDS encoding Lrp/AsnC ligand binding domain-containing protein has translation MVEAYVLIQTEVGRAEVVAKQLSALPGVVSAEYVTGPYDVVLRISADTLALLQSDVVPAVQQVPGITRTLTCPIANAGQP, from the coding sequence GTGGTGGAGGCTTACGTGCTGATCCAGACCGAGGTGGGCCGCGCCGAAGTCGTCGCCAAACAACTCTCCGCCCTGCCGGGCGTGGTGTCCGCGGAATACGTGACCGGGCCCTATGACGTGGTCCTGCGCATCAGTGCCGACACGTTGGCGCTGCTGCAGTCCGACGTGGTCCCCGCCGTGCAGCAGGTGCCCGGGATCACCCGGACCCTGACCTGCCCGATCGCCAACGCCGGCCAGCCATAG
- the cofC gene encoding 2-phospho-L-lactate guanylyltransferase — MSGSRSDTAAAATQAADVTLVIAVKRLSAAKTRLAPIFSAATREAVVLAMLVDTITAASSIAPVTVVTPDDTAADAARQLGAGVLMDPTPPGHRDPLNNAIAAAEAELRSTAPNIVVLQGDLPALQPQELAEALTLARGYQRSFVGDRHGTGTSALFAFGTSLAPHFGSDSAARHRHSGAIELTGAWPGLRCDIDTPDDLQVARRLGVGAATARTLGRHASR, encoded by the coding sequence ATGAGCGGCTCCCGAAGCGACACCGCCGCAGCAGCAACGCAGGCCGCTGACGTCACGCTGGTGATTGCGGTGAAACGGCTGTCGGCGGCCAAAACCCGGCTGGCGCCCATCTTCTCCGCGGCCACCCGCGAGGCCGTGGTGCTGGCGATGCTCGTCGACACCATCACTGCCGCGTCGTCCATCGCCCCGGTGACAGTCGTCACCCCCGACGACACCGCGGCCGACGCCGCCAGACAACTCGGTGCCGGGGTGCTGATGGACCCGACACCGCCCGGGCATCGTGACCCACTCAACAACGCCATCGCCGCGGCCGAGGCCGAACTCCGCTCCACCGCACCGAATATCGTTGTTCTCCAAGGAGATCTGCCTGCCCTGCAGCCCCAGGAGCTGGCCGAGGCCCTGACCCTGGCCCGCGGCTATCAACGCAGTTTCGTCGGAGACCGGCACGGCACGGGCACCTCTGCGCTGTTCGCATTCGGCACTTCGCTGGCTCCGCACTTCGGATCCGATTCGGCTGCGCGCCATCGGCACTCCGGTGCGATCGAACTCACCGGCGCGTGGCCCGGTCTGCGCTGCGACATCGACACACCCGACGATCTCCAGGTGGCGCGACGCCTCGGTGTCGGAGCCGCAACCGCGCGCACCCTCGGCAGGCACGCCAGTAGGTAG
- a CDS encoding uracil-DNA glycosylase — MTAADATSDSTGARPLNELVEDGWARALEPVGAHVAQMGEFLRAELAAGRRYLPAGQNVLRAFTFPFDKVRVLIVGQDPYPTPGHAVGLSFSVGADVRPLPRSLSNIFTEYTEDLGHPQPANGDLTPWAQQGVMLLNRVLTVSPGTPASHRGKGWEAVTECAIRALVAREQPMVAVLWGRDASTLKPLLAEGDCATIESPHPSPLSASRGFFGSRPFSRANELLQQKGADPIDWRLP; from the coding sequence GTGACTGCTGCGGATGCGACGAGCGATTCAACAGGTGCACGCCCCCTGAATGAACTTGTCGAGGACGGCTGGGCCCGCGCGCTCGAGCCGGTGGGGGCGCACGTGGCGCAGATGGGGGAGTTCCTGCGCGCTGAACTCGCCGCCGGCAGACGCTATCTGCCTGCCGGCCAGAATGTTCTGCGTGCCTTCACCTTTCCTTTCGACAAGGTGCGGGTGCTGATCGTCGGTCAGGACCCGTATCCGACGCCGGGGCATGCCGTCGGCCTCAGTTTCTCGGTGGGTGCCGACGTACGCCCGTTGCCGCGCAGTCTGTCGAACATCTTCACCGAGTACACCGAGGATCTGGGCCATCCCCAGCCGGCCAACGGGGACCTCACCCCGTGGGCGCAGCAAGGCGTGATGCTGCTCAACAGGGTGCTCACGGTGTCCCCGGGGACACCGGCCTCGCACCGGGGCAAGGGCTGGGAAGCGGTGACGGAGTGCGCGATCCGGGCGCTGGTGGCGCGCGAGCAACCAATGGTGGCGGTGCTGTGGGGCCGTGATGCCTCGACGCTGAAACCGCTACTGGCCGAAGGTGACTGCGCGACGATCGAATCGCCGCATCCGTCGCCGTTGTCGGCGTCGCGGGGATTCTTCGGGTCACGTCCGTTCAGTCGTGCCAACGAACTGCTGCAGCAGAAAGGCGCCGACCCGATCGACTGGCGGTTGCCCTGA
- a CDS encoding thiamine-phosphate kinase: MTGETIGSDSADDNDDTLAAAGEFAVIDRLVAGRTQADAVTLGPGDDAAVVTAADGRTVVSTDMLVQDRHFRLDWSTPHDIGRKAIAQNAADIEAMGGRPTAFVVAFGAPSDTSVSVAASVTDGLWDEARQLGASIAGGDLVSAPLWVISVTVLGDLGGREPVRRSGARAGDTVAVAGELGRSAAGYALLHRGIEGQAGFSELRQRHLTPQPPYGQGACAADAGATAMTDVSDGLLADLGHIATASGVGIDVDRRLLDGDRQAVAEAAAAVGADPWEWVLGGGEDHALAATFPGALPPGWRAVGRVLDGPPTVLVDGGAWAGNAGWQSFD; encoded by the coding sequence ATGACCGGCGAGACCATCGGCAGCGATTCCGCTGACGACAACGACGACACCTTGGCGGCAGCCGGGGAATTCGCCGTCATCGACCGATTGGTCGCCGGACGCACGCAAGCCGACGCGGTGACCCTGGGCCCCGGCGACGACGCGGCCGTCGTGACGGCGGCCGACGGCCGCACGGTGGTCTCCACGGACATGTTGGTGCAGGACCGCCATTTCCGGCTGGATTGGTCGACGCCGCACGATATCGGCCGTAAGGCCATCGCCCAGAACGCCGCCGACATCGAAGCGATGGGCGGGCGGCCCACGGCCTTCGTGGTGGCGTTCGGCGCCCCTTCGGACACCTCCGTCTCTGTCGCGGCGAGCGTGACGGACGGACTGTGGGACGAGGCGCGTCAGCTGGGCGCCAGCATCGCAGGCGGCGATCTGGTCAGCGCCCCGCTGTGGGTGATATCGGTCACGGTGCTCGGCGACCTCGGTGGCCGGGAACCGGTGCGCCGCAGCGGTGCCCGGGCTGGCGACACCGTGGCGGTGGCCGGCGAACTGGGTCGTTCGGCAGCCGGATACGCACTGTTGCACCGCGGCATAGAAGGACAGGCCGGGTTCTCCGAACTACGGCAGCGGCACCTGACCCCGCAGCCGCCCTACGGGCAGGGCGCATGCGCCGCCGACGCCGGCGCCACCGCGATGACTGATGTGTCCGACGGCCTGCTCGCCGACCTGGGCCACATCGCGACGGCTTCGGGGGTCGGCATCGACGTGGACAGGCGCCTTCTCGACGGCGATCGGCAGGCGGTCGCCGAGGCCGCCGCGGCAGTGGGTGCGGACCCCTGGGAGTGGGTGCTCGGCGGCGGTGAGGACCACGCGCTGGCCGCGACGTTCCCCGGCGCGCTGCCTCCGGGCTGGCGGGCCGTCGGACGGGTGCTCGACGGCCCGCCGACAGTCCTGGTCGACGGCGGCGCGTGGGCCGGAAATGCGGGATGGCAATCGTTTGACTGA
- a CDS encoding RNA degradosome polyphosphate kinase: MIGQMSEATEAEPTTRSDTYERDTTSTSSGQPIESATPEAPPAATWPAVDDALPEDRYLNRELSWLDFNARVLALAADPSLPLLERAKFLAIFASNLDEFYMVRVAGLKRRDEMGLSVRSADGLSPREQLRRINERTQQIASRHASVFLSSVRPALAEEGIVIVNWAELDEAERAKLSTYFHEQVFPVLTPLAVDPAHPFPFVSGLSLNLAITVKHPEDGGQHFARIKVPDNVGRFVELSAPTDGSTAVRFLPMEELIAAFLPVLFPGLEIVEHHAFRITRNADFEVEEDRDEDLLQALERELARRRFGSPVRLEVSDDMTESMLELLLRELDVAPSDVIEVPGLLDLSALWQIYAVDRPALKDRPFVPATPPAFGERETPKSIFSTLRDGDVLVHHPYDSFSTTVQRFIEQAAADPNVLAIKQTLYRTSGDSPIVNALIDAAEAGKQVVALVEIKARFDEQANIKWARALEQAGVHVVYGLIGLKTHCKTCLVVRREGSTIRRYCHIGTGNYNPKTARLYEDVGLLTADPDIGADLTDLFNSLTGYSRKDSYRNLLVAPRGVRKGIIERIDREIAAHHDGATTGIRLKANALVDEQVIDALYRASQAGIPVEIVVRGICALRPGVPGYSDNIRVRSILGRFLEHSRIIHFRATNEFWIGSADMMHRNLDRRVEVMAQVKDPRLTAQLNEVFESAMDPATRCWELRHDGHWTALPQEGQTVRDHQVSLMERHRHP, translated from the coding sequence ATGATCGGACAGATGAGCGAAGCCACCGAAGCCGAGCCAACGACCCGATCCGACACCTATGAACGGGACACGACCTCAACCTCATCGGGGCAGCCCATCGAGTCGGCGACACCTGAGGCACCACCGGCGGCCACCTGGCCGGCCGTGGACGACGCGCTGCCCGAGGACCGCTACCTCAACCGCGAACTGAGCTGGCTGGACTTCAACGCGCGGGTGCTGGCCCTGGCCGCCGACCCGTCACTGCCACTGCTCGAGCGGGCAAAGTTCCTGGCGATCTTCGCGTCCAATCTCGACGAGTTCTACATGGTCCGGGTGGCCGGCCTCAAACGCCGCGACGAGATGGGACTTTCGGTGCGTTCGGCCGACGGTCTGTCGCCACGCGAGCAGCTGCGCCGGATCAACGAACGCACCCAGCAGATCGCCAGCCGTCATGCCAGTGTGTTCCTCAGCTCGGTCCGCCCGGCGCTGGCCGAAGAGGGCATCGTCATCGTCAACTGGGCCGAGCTCGACGAGGCCGAGCGGGCAAAGCTCTCCACCTACTTCCACGAACAGGTATTCCCGGTCCTCACGCCGCTGGCGGTGGACCCGGCCCACCCGTTCCCGTTCGTCAGCGGGCTGAGCCTGAATCTGGCCATCACCGTCAAACATCCCGAAGACGGCGGGCAGCACTTCGCCAGGATCAAGGTCCCCGACAACGTCGGGCGCTTCGTAGAGCTGAGCGCACCCACCGACGGATCGACCGCGGTGCGGTTCCTGCCGATGGAGGAACTCATCGCCGCGTTCCTGCCGGTGTTGTTCCCCGGGCTTGAGATCGTCGAGCACCACGCGTTCCGGATCACCCGCAACGCCGACTTCGAGGTCGAAGAGGACCGCGACGAGGATCTGCTGCAGGCGCTCGAACGCGAACTCGCCCGAAGGCGGTTCGGCTCGCCGGTCCGGCTGGAAGTGTCGGACGACATGACCGAGAGCATGCTCGAATTGCTGCTGCGGGAACTGGATGTGGCCCCGAGCGACGTGATCGAGGTGCCCGGGCTGCTGGATCTGTCCGCGCTCTGGCAGATCTACGCCGTGGACCGGCCCGCACTCAAGGATCGGCCGTTCGTGCCCGCCACCCCACCGGCTTTCGGCGAACGCGAGACGCCCAAGAGCATCTTCTCGACGCTGCGCGACGGGGACGTGCTGGTGCACCACCCCTATGACTCGTTCTCCACCACGGTGCAACGCTTCATCGAGCAGGCCGCCGCCGACCCCAACGTGCTGGCGATCAAACAGACTCTCTACCGCACCTCCGGCGATTCACCGATCGTCAACGCGCTGATCGACGCGGCCGAGGCCGGCAAGCAGGTGGTCGCGCTCGTCGAGATCAAGGCCCGCTTCGACGAACAGGCCAACATCAAGTGGGCCAGGGCTCTCGAACAAGCCGGGGTACACGTGGTCTACGGGTTGATCGGCCTGAAAACCCACTGCAAGACCTGCCTTGTGGTCCGGCGTGAAGGGTCGACGATCCGGCGCTACTGCCACATCGGCACCGGCAACTACAACCCGAAAACCGCGCGACTGTATGAAGACGTCGGCCTGCTCACCGCCGATCCCGACATCGGCGCCGACCTGACCGACCTGTTCAATTCGCTGACCGGCTACTCGCGCAAGGACTCCTACCGCAATCTGCTGGTGGCGCCGAGGGGTGTGCGCAAGGGAATCATCGAGCGCATCGACCGCGAGATCGCCGCGCATCACGACGGGGCCACGACCGGAATCCGGCTGAAGGCCAATGCTCTGGTCGACGAGCAGGTGATCGATGCGCTCTATCGGGCGTCGCAGGCCGGCATCCCGGTCGAGATCGTGGTCCGGGGCATCTGCGCCCTACGCCCCGGCGTTCCCGGATACTCCGACAACATCAGGGTGCGCTCGATCCTCGGGCGCTTCCTCGAGCACTCGCGGATTATTCACTTCCGCGCCACCAACGAGTTCTGGATCGGCAGTGCCGACATGATGCATCGTAATCTCGACCGCCGTGTCGAAGTGATGGCTCAGGTCAAGGATCCGAGGCTGACCGCGCAACTCAACGAGGTGTTCGAGTCCGCGATGGATCCGGCCACCCGGTGCTGGGAGTTGCGACACGATGGTCACTGGACAGCGCTGCCCCAGGAGGGGCAGACAGTCCGCGACCACCAGGTGTCGCTGATGGAACGTCACCGGCACCCCTGA
- a CDS encoding cystathionine gamma-lyase, translated as MDGMYGDSTRSVKAVGLESIPGQPVAPIPVPASTFHLSPDETEPLDSYGRSSNPSWRQLESALAELEGAGAALTFGSGMAAITSALRVLAKPGTTLVVPADGYYQVRRYAAEYLAPQGITVIEANVADICEAAAHADVVLAETPANPGLDVVDLHRLAMTCRGRGATLVVDNTTATPLGQQPLSLGADLVVASATKSLSGHSDLVAGYVAGSQPELMAAVERDRLLAGPILGAFEAWLVLRSLGSAGLRFERQCQNAAALALMLRSHPAVRSVRYPGLPEDPAHELAAAQMKRFGGLVSIELADAAAVHGLVDRSALLIASTSFGGIHTSVDRRARWGDPVPAGFARISAGIEDTEDLLTDVEQALRA; from the coding sequence ATGGACGGCATGTACGGCGATTCCACCCGGAGCGTCAAAGCCGTTGGTCTGGAATCGATTCCGGGACAGCCTGTGGCCCCGATCCCGGTACCGGCGTCGACATTCCATCTCTCGCCCGACGAGACCGAGCCGTTGGACAGCTACGGGCGCAGCTCCAACCCGTCGTGGCGCCAGCTGGAATCAGCACTCGCCGAACTGGAAGGGGCCGGCGCCGCGCTCACGTTCGGGTCCGGCATGGCCGCCATCACCTCGGCGCTGCGGGTGCTCGCCAAACCAGGAACCACGCTGGTGGTCCCGGCCGACGGCTACTACCAGGTCCGCCGGTATGCGGCCGAATATCTTGCACCGCAAGGGATCACGGTGATCGAGGCGAATGTCGCCGATATCTGTGAGGCGGCCGCCCACGCTGACGTGGTGCTCGCCGAGACGCCGGCCAACCCCGGGCTCGACGTCGTGGATCTGCACCGGCTGGCGATGACCTGCCGCGGTCGCGGCGCCACTCTCGTCGTCGACAACACCACCGCCACACCACTGGGTCAACAGCCGCTTTCGCTGGGCGCTGACCTCGTGGTGGCCAGTGCCACCAAATCACTGTCGGGTCACAGCGATCTGGTGGCCGGCTACGTGGCGGGCAGCCAGCCCGAGCTGATGGCCGCGGTGGAGCGGGACCGGCTGCTGGCCGGTCCGATCCTGGGCGCGTTCGAGGCGTGGCTCGTGTTGCGTAGCCTCGGCAGCGCCGGGCTGCGTTTCGAGCGGCAGTGCCAGAACGCCGCGGCCCTGGCGCTGATGCTGCGCAGCCATCCGGCGGTGCGCTCGGTGCGCTATCCCGGGCTGCCCGAAGATCCGGCGCACGAGCTGGCGGCCGCCCAGATGAAGCGGTTCGGCGGATTGGTGTCGATCGAGCTGGCAGATGCCGCGGCTGTCCACGGCCTGGTGGACCGCAGCGCCCTGCTCATCGCCTCGACCAGCTTCGGCGGGATTCACACCTCGGTCGACCGCCGGGCCCGCTGGGGCGACCCGGTGCCTGCCGGGTTCGCCCGTATCTCGGCCGGGATCGAGGACACCGAAGACCTGCTGACCGATGTCGAGCAGGCGCTTCGGGCGTGA
- a CDS encoding DUF3515 domain-containing protein codes for MTDSHTADGPPRALLIAAVVVAVSVLITVLGIAASRQRSPEQQPVAIPAIPAPQADSQQCHDLLNALPQQLGDFRRAPTVDPTPPGTAAWRAEPDTEPVVLRCGLERPTDFVVGTPLQVVDEIQWFRVGEAGPAADDQGRSTWYAVDRPVYVALTLPAGSGPTPIQQISGQIARTMTAQEPAPAPVR; via the coding sequence GTGACCGACTCGCACACCGCCGATGGACCGCCCCGCGCCCTGTTGATCGCGGCGGTCGTCGTCGCGGTCTCGGTGCTGATCACCGTCCTCGGTATCGCGGCGTCCCGGCAGCGCTCACCCGAGCAGCAACCCGTCGCCATCCCGGCGATACCGGCACCGCAGGCCGACAGCCAGCAATGCCACGATCTGCTGAACGCACTCCCCCAGCAGCTCGGTGATTTCCGCCGCGCCCCGACCGTCGACCCCACGCCTCCTGGCACCGCGGCCTGGCGCGCCGAGCCCGACACCGAGCCCGTCGTCCTGAGGTGCGGGCTGGAACGCCCCACCGATTTCGTCGTGGGCACTCCGCTGCAGGTGGTCGACGAGATCCAGTGGTTCAGAGTGGGAGAAGCCGGCCCCGCCGCCGATGACCAGGGCCGCAGCACGTGGTACGCCGTGGACCGCCCGGTGTACGTCGCGCTGACCCTGCCCGCCGGCTCGGGTCCGACACCCATTCAGCAGATCTCCGGTCAGATCGCCCGCACCATGACCGCCCAGGAGCCGGCACCGGCCCCGGTGCGGTGA
- a CDS encoding NUDIX hydrolase produces MSDDSTKAAKPGTKLVPAAGAVLWRGGEDAAGVAVTEVAVIHRPRYDDWSLPKGKVELDETDPVAAVREVHEETGYTAQLGRRLGSISYDIPQGTKRVWYWAARATGGDFTPNDEVDKLIWLPVHAAADQLVYPHDRKVLRRFAKQPPDTKTVLIVRHGTAGRRSRFKGDDRKRPLDKKGRAQAEALVAQLSAFGATTLYAADRLRCHQTLEPLAQELGVDIHNEPALTEEAYNSDHKAGRNRVLELATRAGTPVICTQGKVIPDLISWWCSRSQVRPQTTGNRKGSTWVLSMADGRLIAADHLGSPLPSGS; encoded by the coding sequence GTGTCCGACGACAGCACGAAGGCGGCCAAGCCGGGCACCAAGCTGGTACCCGCGGCGGGCGCCGTGTTGTGGCGCGGCGGCGAGGACGCCGCAGGCGTAGCCGTGACCGAGGTGGCCGTCATCCACCGCCCGCGGTACGACGATTGGTCCCTGCCGAAGGGCAAGGTCGAGCTCGACGAAACCGATCCGGTGGCCGCCGTGCGCGAGGTCCACGAGGAGACGGGCTACACCGCGCAGCTCGGTCGCCGGCTCGGCTCGATCTCGTACGACATCCCACAGGGGACCAAAAGGGTCTGGTACTGGGCTGCCCGCGCGACGGGAGGTGACTTCACCCCCAACGACGAGGTGGACAAGCTCATCTGGCTGCCGGTGCATGCGGCAGCGGATCAGCTGGTTTACCCGCACGATCGAAAAGTATTGCGGCGCTTTGCAAAACAGCCACCCGATACCAAGACGGTGCTCATCGTCCGGCACGGCACGGCCGGACGACGATCACGTTTCAAGGGCGATGACCGCAAGCGTCCGCTGGACAAGAAGGGCCGGGCACAGGCCGAGGCTCTGGTCGCCCAACTATCGGCATTCGGTGCCACAACGCTTTACGCGGCCGATCGGTTGCGCTGTCATCAGACCCTGGAGCCCCTGGCCCAGGAACTCGGCGTGGACATCCACAATGAGCCGGCGCTGACCGAGGAGGCCTACAACTCCGACCACAAGGCCGGTCGCAACCGCGTACTCGAACTAGCGACCCGGGCGGGGACCCCGGTGATCTGCACGCAGGGCAAGGTGATTCCCGATCTCATCTCGTGGTGGTGCTCGCGCTCACAGGTTCGCCCGCAGACGACCGGAAATCGCAAGGGCAGCACCTGGGTGCTGTCGATGGCGGACGGCCGGCTGATCGCTGCGGACCACCTCGGCAGTCCGCTGCCCTCCGGCAGCTAG